From a region of the Mauremys mutica isolate MM-2020 ecotype Southern chromosome 12, ASM2049712v1, whole genome shotgun sequence genome:
- the MUC21 gene encoding mucin-21, producing the protein MTDDSTPISTPSSSAITTDNSTPTSTPSSTPTMANNSTPTSTPSSTPTVTPSSVPTSTPSSTPTTTFNSTPTTTDNSTPTSTTSSTTPNSTVIMNPSSPDTSTLSSASTSTPSSSDTLTPSSPDTLTYSSTATGIPSSTGTSTPSSAATSTPSSTGTSTSDSAATSTPSSTGTSPPNSAATSTLNSAATSTPSSTGSLTPNSAATSTPSSTGTSTSDSAATSTPSSTGPSPPNSAATSTLNSAATSTPSSTGTSPPNSAATSTPSSTGTSTPSSAVTSTPSSTGSLTPNSAATSTPSSAATSTPSSTGSSTPNSAATSNPSSIGTSTLNSAATSTPSSAATSTPSSVSRATSSATISPQSTVTTSKNTGHPTSSGSPAVTPTPSVISSASSPSSSTSGVPTSSAPTLGSIPTSRDTTSSGPPSTGPATSPSLPESTTPSGSGATASSLGPVSVTSQTTASPESSAFPYWAIILICLAALSLLSFCSLLAFFLKSRLAGVASYSVQKAHQFLQNQS; encoded by the exons ATGACCGACGACTCCACACCCATCTCAACCCCCAGTTCCTCTGCCATCACGACCGACAattccactcccacctcaacccccagctccactcccaccaTGGCCAacaactccactcccacctccacccccagttcCACTCCCACCGTGACCCCCAGCTCCGTTCCTACTTCTACCCCCAGTTCCACCCCCACGACAACCTTCAACTCCACCCCTACCACAACCgacaactccactcccacctcaaccACCAGCTCCACGACCCCCAACTCCACTGTAATCATGAACCCCAGCTCACCTGACACTTCCACCCTCAGCTCCGCTTCCACCTCGACCCCCAGCTCCTCTGACACCTTGACCCCGAGCTCCCCTGACACCTTGACCTACAGCTCCACTGCCACTGGGATCCCCAGCTCCACAGGCACCTCAACCCCCAGTTCTGCTgccacctcaacccccagctccacaGGCACCTCAACCTCTGATTCTGCTGCCACCTCGACCCCTAGCTCCACAGGCACCTCACCTCCCAATTCTGCTGCCACTTCGACCCTCAATTCTGCTGCCACCTCGACCCCCAGCTCCACAGGCAGCTTGACCCCAAATTCTGCTGCTacctcaacccccagctccacaGGCACCTCAACCTCTGATTCTGCTGCCACCTCGACCCCCAGCTCCACAGGCCCCTCGCCTCCCAATTCTGCTGCCACTTCGACCCTCAATTCTGCTGCCACCTCGACCCCCAGCTCCACAGGCACCTCGCCTCCCAATTCTGCTGCCACCTCGACCCCCAGCTCCACAGGCACctcgacccccagctctgctgtcacctcaacccccagctccacaGGCAGCTTGACCCCAAATTCTGCTGCCACctcgacccccagctctgctgccacctcaacccccagctccacaGGCAGCTCTACCCCGAATTCTGCTGCCACCTCGAACCCCAGCTCCATAGGCACCTCGACCCTGAATTCTGCTGCCACctcgacccccagctctgctgccacCTCGACCCCCAGCTCCGTTTCCAGAGCTACCAGCTCTGCTACAATCTCTCCACAATCTACAGTCACTACATCCAAGAATACTGGGCATCCTACTTCTTCTGGGTCTCCTGCAGTCACGCCCACCCCCTCTGTCATCAGCTCTGCAAGTTCACCTAGCTCCAGCACTTCTGGCGTCCCAACCTCATCTGCTCCCACCCTGG GTTCCATCCCAACTAGCAGAGATACGACTTCTTCTGGCCCACCGAGTACTGGACCAGCCACCTCTCCCAGTCTACCTGAATCCACAACACCTTCAGGGTCGGGCGCTACCGCCTCATCTCTTGGGCCCGTTTCTGTCACCTCACAGACCACAG CCTCTCCGGAGAGCAGTGCCTTCCCCTACTGGGCCATCATCCTCATCTGCCTGGCCGCGCTGAGCCTGCTGAGCTTCTGCTCTCTG CTGGCGTTTTTCCTAAAGTCGAGGCTGGCTGGTGTCGCCTCCTACTCCGTTCAGAAGGCTCATCAGTTTCTCCAGAACCAGAGCTGA
- the LOC123345902 gene encoding uncharacterized protein PB18E9.04c-like yields the protein MATNGPTATIQVTTSTTIRDEVTNSSKMPPAITTNTTVPGVSNSTTAPPTATGNAITPILTSTNPCKVEINATTMPTAETDTTVPRTENHPPPLSPKREAISVSSGTAASTNHTMATDGPTATIQVTTSTTIRDEVTNSSKMPPAITTNTTVPEVSNSTTAPPTATATSTTAPANLNTAPLTVTDGPMATVQVTDSTVAPNEVTITTQTPPAITNTTAPETSKVTLSPPAVTSNAATSAPTNTNPSWARDTATTISAAGTGSTAPASGTAASANHTMATNGTTATIQVTTSTTIRDEVTNSSKIPPAITTNTTVPGVSNSTTAPPTATGNAITPILTNTNPCKVQPPPRKIQESNR from the exons ATGGCAACCAATGGCCCCACGGCAACCATACAAGTCACCACCAGCACCACGATACGGGATGAGGTcacaaacagcagcaaaatgcCTCCAGCCATCACCACCAACACCACCGTGCCAGGAGTGTCCAACAGCACCACGGCACCACCAACAGCCACTGGTAATGCCATCACGCCCATATTGACCAGCACAAACCCTTGCAAGGTAGAAATCAATGCTACCACCATGCCCACAGCAGAAACAGACACCACTGTGCCACGTACAGAGAACCACCCGCCTCCTTTGTCTCCAAAGCGGGAGGCAATCTCTGTCT CCTCTGGTACCGCTGCATCAACCAACCACACCATGGCAACCGATGGCCCCACGGCAACCATACAAGTCACCACCAGCACCACGATACGGGATGAGGTCACCAACAGCAGCAAAATGCCTCCAGCCATCACCACCAACACCACCGTGCCAGAAGTGTCCAACAGCACCACGGCACCACCAACAGCCACTG CCACCAGCACCACTGCACCAGCCAACCTCAACACAGCACCGCTGACAGTTACTGATGGCCCCATGGCAACCGTACAAGTCACCGACAGCACCGTGGCACCGAATGAGGTCACCATCACCACCCAGACGCCTCCGGCCATCACCAACACCACCGCACCGGAAACGTCTAAGGTGACCCTGTCGCCACCAGCAGTCACCAGCAACGCTGCCACATCCGCCCCGACCAACACCAACCCCTCCTGGGCACGAGACACTGCCACCACCATATCGGCAGCGGGAACAGGCTCCACTGCACCAG CCTCTGGTACCGCTGCATCAGCCAACCACACCATGGCAACCAATGGCACCACGGCAACCATACAAGTCACCACCAGCACCACGATACGGGATGAGGTCACCAACAGCAGCAAAATACCTCCAGCCATCACCACCAACACCACCGTGCCAGGAGTGTCCAACAGCACCACGGCACCACCAACAGCCACTGGTAATGCCATCACGCCCATATTGACCAACACCAACCCTTGCAAG GTACAGCCTCCACCACGCAAGATCCAGGAAAGCAACCGCTGA